One Bacillus solimangrovi DNA segment encodes these proteins:
- a CDS encoding electron transfer flavoprotein subunit beta/FixA family protein, translating into MNIFVIMKRTFDTEEKIVIENGAIDEEGAEFIINPYDEYAIEEAIQLKEKHGGDVTVVTIGGEEAEKELRTALAMGADKAVLVNTEDDLEEGDEYTSSKILSEYFKENEFDIILGGNVAIDGGSGQVGPRLAALLEIPYVTTITKIDIDGETATIERDVEGDGEIVEVSLPLLVTAQQGLNEPRYPSLPGIMKAKKKPLEELEIDDLDIDEDDVEAKTKTLEIYLPPKKEAGKVLEGELEGQVTELVKLLQSEAKVI; encoded by the coding sequence ATGAATATCTTTGTAATTATGAAACGCACATTTGACACGGAAGAAAAAATCGTGATTGAGAATGGTGCTATTGATGAAGAAGGCGCAGAGTTTATCATTAATCCTTACGATGAATATGCAATTGAGGAAGCAATCCAATTGAAAGAAAAGCATGGTGGAGATGTAACCGTTGTCACAATTGGTGGAGAAGAAGCTGAGAAAGAACTTCGAACTGCTTTAGCTATGGGAGCAGATAAAGCTGTGCTTGTGAATACTGAAGATGACTTAGAAGAAGGTGATGAGTATACATCATCTAAAATTTTAAGTGAATACTTCAAAGAAAATGAATTTGATATTATTTTAGGTGGAAATGTCGCAATTGATGGTGGTTCAGGACAAGTTGGTCCTCGTCTTGCAGCATTATTAGAGATTCCTTACGTTACAACGATTACAAAAATTGATATTGATGGGGAAACGGCAACTATCGAGCGTGATGTGGAAGGTGATGGCGAAATCGTTGAAGTATCATTACCATTGCTCGTTACGGCTCAGCAAGGATTAAATGAACCACGTTATCCATCACTTCCAGGTATTATGAAAGCTAAGAAAAAACCATTAGAAGAACTTGAAATTGATGATTTAGATATTGATGAAGACGACGTCGAAGCTAAAACAAAAACTCTTGAAATATATCTTCCTCCTAAGAAGGAAGCTGGGAAAGTTCTTGAAGGCGAATTAGAGGGCCAAGTAACTGAATTAGTAAAATTGTTACAATCGGAAGCAAAAGTAATTTAA
- a CDS encoding electron transfer flavoprotein subunit alpha/FixB family protein, translating to MGRKVLVLGEVRDGALRNVSFEAIAAGKLVAEGGEVVGVLCGESVTSFANDLIAYGADRVITVENSQLKNYSSDGFTQAMMAVIDQENPEGIIIGHTALGKDLSPRLASKLDSGLISDAVDVEIEGGNIIFTRPIYSGKAFEKKLISDGIVFATIRPNNIAALEKDGSRSGDIQSIDAQINDLRTIIKEVIRKTSEGVDLSEAKVIVAGGRGVKSSEGFEILDELASVLGGAVGASRGACDAEYCDYSLQIGQTGKVVTPDLYIACGISGAIQHLAGMSNSKVIVAINKDPEASIFNVADYGIVGDLFEVVPMLTEELKKAKVNA from the coding sequence ATGGGACGCAAAGTATTAGTACTGGGAGAAGTTCGTGACGGAGCACTTCGTAATGTATCTTTTGAGGCAATTGCTGCTGGAAAACTCGTTGCTGAAGGTGGGGAAGTTGTCGGTGTCCTTTGTGGAGAATCGGTAACTAGTTTTGCAAACGATTTAATTGCTTATGGAGCTGACCGTGTAATTACTGTTGAGAATTCACAACTTAAAAATTATTCGTCTGATGGTTTCACACAAGCGATGATGGCTGTTATTGACCAAGAGAATCCAGAAGGAATTATAATTGGACATACAGCACTTGGTAAGGACTTATCACCTCGTCTTGCGAGTAAGCTTGATTCTGGTTTGATTTCAGATGCGGTAGATGTTGAAATTGAAGGTGGGAACATTATTTTTACACGTCCTATCTATTCTGGTAAGGCGTTTGAAAAGAAATTAATTTCAGATGGAATTGTATTCGCTACAATTCGTCCAAATAACATTGCTGCACTTGAGAAAGACGGATCACGTTCAGGAGATATTCAATCTATAGATGCACAGATTAATGACTTACGTACAATCATTAAAGAAGTTATCCGTAAAACATCAGAAGGTGTTGACCTTTCAGAGGCAAAAGTTATTGTAGCAGGTGGCCGTGGGGTAAAGAGTTCTGAAGGATTTGAAATTCTAGATGAATTAGCATCAGTTCTTGGTGGAGCTGTTGGTGCTTCTCGTGGTGCATGTGATGCTGAATATTGTGATTACTCACTACAAATTGGTCAAACAGGTAAAGTAGTAACTCCAGATCTATACATTGCTTGTGGTATCTCAGGTGCGATCCAACATCTTGCAGGTATGTCTAATTCTAAGGTAATTGTTGCAATCAACAAAGACCCTGAAGCAAGTATATTTAATGTAGCTGACTACGGTATTGTTGGAGATCTATTTGAAGTTGTTCCTATGTTGACTGAGGAATTAAAAAAAGCAAAAGTAAATGCATAA
- a CDS encoding TetR/AcrR family transcriptional regulator — translation MKKNKPKYKQIIDAAVMVIAENGYHHAQVSKIAKRAGVADGTIYLYFKNKEDILISIFEEKMGLFIEKINGEIAGKSTAIEKLTTLVEMHFKHFSGEQHWAVVTQLELRQSNQELRKKINEILREYLDLIDLIIIEGKQNQEFKPELDVRLARQMVFGTIDEIVTSWVMKGQKFNITANSSIVAHMLVNGLSADG, via the coding sequence TTGAAGAAGAATAAGCCAAAGTACAAACAAATTATTGATGCAGCAGTGATGGTTATCGCTGAGAACGGCTATCATCATGCTCAAGTTTCTAAGATAGCTAAACGAGCAGGGGTAGCAGACGGCACAATATATTTGTATTTCAAAAATAAAGAAGATATTTTGATTTCGATTTTCGAGGAAAAAATGGGGCTATTTATCGAAAAAATAAATGGCGAAATTGCAGGAAAATCGACAGCAATAGAGAAATTAACAACATTAGTAGAAATGCACTTCAAACATTTCTCAGGTGAACAACATTGGGCAGTTGTTACTCAATTAGAATTAAGACAATCAAATCAAGAGCTACGAAAAAAAATCAATGAGATTTTAAGGGAATATCTAGATTTGATCGACCTTATTATTATTGAGGGAAAACAAAATCAGGAATTTAAACCTGAATTGGATGTCCGCCTTGCAAGACAGATGGTGTTCGGAACAATTGATGAAATCGTAACAAGTTGGGTGATGAAAGGCCAAAAGTTCAATATTACGGCGAATTCCTCTATAGTAGCTCATATGCTTGTAAATGGATTAAGTGCTGATGGATAA
- a CDS encoding enoyl-CoA hydratase: MEFLTIEKLQNVATIIINRPPANALARAVLEEFSEAFDVLEDDDNIRAIVIRGEGRFFCAGADIKEFTTLQEADDYAQLAKRGQHLFRRMETFSKPVIAAIHGAALGGGLELAMACHVRIATKDAKLGLPELQLGIIPGFAGTQRLPRYVGTSRALEMMLTSEPISGADAESWGLVNRTYDESEELFAEAQTLAEKFAAKGALSVKSVIELLQYTKGNSFDAGVEREAELFGEVFMSEDGNEGVQAFIEKRKPQFNK, translated from the coding sequence ATGGAATTTTTAACCATTGAGAAATTGCAGAATGTTGCTACAATAATAATTAATCGACCACCTGCAAATGCGCTTGCACGCGCAGTGTTAGAAGAATTTTCTGAAGCTTTCGATGTTTTAGAAGATGATGATAATATTCGTGCAATCGTAATTCGAGGAGAAGGAAGGTTCTTCTGTGCTGGGGCAGATATTAAAGAGTTTACTACTTTACAAGAAGCTGATGATTATGCTCAATTAGCAAAAAGAGGTCAACATCTTTTTAGAAGAATGGAAACGTTTTCGAAACCTGTGATAGCTGCTATTCATGGAGCAGCATTAGGCGGTGGACTCGAACTAGCAATGGCTTGTCATGTACGAATCGCAACGAAAGATGCAAAGCTTGGTTTGCCTGAACTGCAGTTAGGTATTATACCAGGATTTGCAGGTACGCAACGCCTTCCACGTTATGTTGGTACGAGTAGAGCACTTGAAATGATGCTTACTAGTGAACCAATAAGTGGTGCGGATGCGGAAAGTTGGGGACTTGTGAATCGTACATATGATGAATCAGAAGAATTATTTGCCGAAGCCCAAACTTTAGCTGAGAAATTTGCTGCAAAAGGAGCACTATCTGTAAAAAGTGTTATTGAATTGCTCCAATACACTAAAGGAAATTCATTTGATGCTGGTGTAGAGCGGGAAGCTGAATTATTTGGGGAAGTATTTATGTCTGAAGATGGTAATGAAGGTGTACAAGCTTTTATCGAAAAACGAAAGCCACAATTTAACAAGTAA